The Daphnia magna isolate NIES unplaced genomic scaffold, ASM2063170v1.1 Dm_contigs546, whole genome shotgun sequence genome includes a window with the following:
- the LOC116924455 gene encoding uncharacterized protein LOC116924455 — MTLFSNVGIYVDRERSGRFDDWLAHLESVLVLGDFEESRKIILLRSKLYGEAADEFDNFKLENPISSQIYDRVKERLIKLFHSTETRSKQSVEFHNMQREPEENMRRYANRIRKAFHLAYPIKSTIDKATAFSREQIMMDRFLEGLSFDVQTRLKYKEFATFEKLIEKAEMTAMAVEEAQVRSRLNAFQAKYVEPNREFTKVKEALDRLSSQVESNTHQKHLEENMEKMQRQLSTRRNVSFSQRSPQLNPPINKTGDLYFCDFHNDWGYHSINNCKARESQANDKCFRCKEIGHRANFCPQIKNLKPTPPEGYDG, encoded by the coding sequence atgacgttatttagtaacgtcggaatttacgtagaccgtgaacgctccggtcgctttgatgactggcttgcacatctagaatcagtactggttttaggcgattttgaggagtcaagaaaaattatcttactacgctccaaattgtatggtgaagcagctgatgagtttgataactttaaacttgaaaacccaATTAGCTCGCAAATTTACGACAGAGTAAAGGAgcgtttaattaaacttttccactctacagagaccagatctaaacaaagcgttgaatttcataatatgcaaCGGGAACCCGAAGAAAATATGAGACGTTATGCGAATCGTATACGCAAGGCCTTCCACTTAGCGTATCCTATAAAATCCACGATAGATaaagcaacagctttttccagagaacaaattatgatggacagatttctggaagggctgtctttcgacgtccagaccagacttaagtataaagaattcgcaacttttgaaaaactcatagaaaaagctgaaatgacggccatggcagtagaagaagcccaagttagatccagactaaatgcttttcaggccaaatacgTCGAACCTAATAGAGAATTTACTAAAGTAAAGGAAGCTTTAGATCGCCTTAGTTCCCAGGTGGAATCAAACACtcaccaaaaacatttagaagaaaacatggagaaaatgcaaagaCAATTATCCACCAGGagaaacgtgagtttttcacagcgctcaccacagttaaaccctccaatcaataaaacaggggatttatatttttgtgattttcacaacgattggggctatcactcaataaacaattgtaaagcaagggagagtcaagctaatgataaatgttttcgttgtaaagaaattggacaccgagcaaacttttgtccccagataaaaaatttgaaacccactcctccagagggttatgacgga